In Luteitalea sp., the following are encoded in one genomic region:
- a CDS encoding glycosyltransferase encodes MTSLPARVLLLVENNPYPMDFRVRREAHTLRDAGCQVTVIAPRAATQAWTEDVAGVRVYRFPAPPGGSGLLSYALEFGYATLAILLLTVCVWLRRGVDVIHAANPPDTLFVIAAIFKVLGKRFVFDQHDLAPETYLSRFGQPRQNLVYRALGLLERCSYAVADVVIATNESYKLLALTRGRKRADTVFVVRNGPPLSYQMAEPDPCVTQRATYLIGYVGTIGPQDGVDYWIRAVHELVFRFERRDFLAIVIGDGDALASVQALTRQLEVDPYVWFTGRLSELEVRKCLSAVHVCVQPDPLSPLNDKSTMNKLMEYMALGKPTVAFDLTETRYSAQEAALYVRPNDEVEFARQVSWLLDNRAERERMGIVGQRRVREGLAWEHSAGSLLRAYSKALRVVEMVRSS; translated from the coding sequence ATGACCTCCTTGCCGGCTCGAGTACTGTTGCTCGTCGAGAACAATCCGTATCCCATGGACTTCAGGGTGCGTCGTGAAGCGCACACGCTTCGCGATGCCGGCTGCCAAGTGACCGTGATCGCCCCAAGAGCTGCGACGCAGGCATGGACGGAAGACGTTGCTGGCGTCCGCGTGTATCGCTTTCCTGCCCCGCCTGGCGGGAGTGGGCTGTTGAGCTATGCGCTCGAATTCGGATACGCCACGCTCGCCATCCTCCTTTTGACGGTGTGCGTGTGGCTCCGCAGGGGCGTGGACGTCATCCACGCAGCGAATCCACCCGATACGCTGTTCGTGATTGCTGCGATCTTCAAGGTGCTCGGCAAGCGATTTGTGTTCGACCAGCACGACCTTGCCCCAGAGACGTATCTGTCTCGATTCGGGCAGCCTCGTCAGAACCTCGTCTACAGAGCATTGGGCCTGCTCGAACGCTGTTCGTATGCGGTAGCGGATGTGGTCATCGCGACCAACGAGTCGTATAAGCTGCTGGCGCTGACGCGAGGGCGTAAGCGCGCCGACACCGTTTTCGTTGTGAGAAATGGGCCGCCTCTCTCGTATCAGATGGCAGAGCCTGACCCGTGCGTGACGCAGCGGGCGACGTATCTCATCGGCTACGTCGGGACCATTGGCCCACAGGACGGTGTGGACTACTGGATTCGGGCAGTTCACGAGCTCGTGTTCAGATTCGAGCGGCGCGACTTTTTGGCCATCGTCATTGGCGATGGCGATGCACTTGCGAGTGTGCAGGCCCTAACACGCCAGCTCGAGGTCGACCCTTACGTGTGGTTCACCGGGCGGCTCTCGGAACTCGAGGTTCGCAAGTGTCTGTCCGCGGTTCACGTCTGTGTGCAGCCCGATCCACTGAGTCCGTTGAACGATAAGTCGACCATGAACAAGCTCATGGAGTACATGGCACTTGGAAAGCCAACTGTCGCCTTTGATCTGACCGAGACTCGATATTCGGCGCAGGAGGCGGCCCTGTATGTTCGACCGAATGACGAGGTTGAGTTCGCACGACAGGTGAGCTGGCTCCTGGACAATCGTGCTGAGCGGGAAAGGATGGGTATTGTCGGGCAGCGAAGAGTCCGCGAAGGGCTAGCGTGGGAGCACTCGGCGGGGAGCCTTCTTCGAGCGTACAGCAAGGCCCTGCGTGTTGTTGAGATGGTTCGCTCGAGCTGA
- a CDS encoding glycosyltransferase encodes MHEHFRVLYSFPHKLGADRICTTAWYQVHGLIQAGADVVVFPGALSRPLLHEATVRPTLAKGRLRIPYRALGSMRAFALHDYIVARRLERLRGKIDIVHTWPLGALRTLQTAARLGIATVLERPNAHTRFAYEVVRKECERLALTLPANHEHAYNEQVLAKEEAEYQLATRLLCPSDFVARTFLELGFPEEKLARHQYGFDERVYYPSHDRARDKTGLTMLFVGGCAPRKGLHYALEAWVGSTASREGEFLIAGAFVPGYAEKLATMLSHPSVQVLGHRTDVPELMRKSDILVLPTAEEGSALVTSEARGSGCVLLVSEAAGAICQHMENALVHRVGDVAALTDHIKLLDANRPLLQELRAASLRTVPEITWTAAAQHLLRAYREAVVSHADRAPV; translated from the coding sequence ATGCACGAGCATTTCCGAGTCCTCTATAGCTTCCCGCACAAGCTTGGCGCAGACAGAATCTGCACAACTGCCTGGTATCAGGTCCACGGCCTGATCCAGGCAGGTGCAGATGTTGTCGTCTTTCCGGGAGCTCTCAGCAGGCCTCTTCTGCACGAAGCGACCGTGCGGCCCACTCTAGCGAAGGGACGCCTCCGCATCCCCTACCGGGCCCTCGGGAGCATGCGCGCCTTCGCGCTGCACGATTACATCGTCGCTCGCCGGCTCGAGCGATTGCGTGGCAAGATCGATATCGTGCATACCTGGCCGCTTGGAGCGCTGCGCACACTGCAAACTGCCGCGCGGCTCGGGATCGCCACCGTGCTCGAGCGACCAAACGCGCACACTCGATTCGCGTACGAGGTCGTGCGGAAAGAATGCGAGCGCTTGGCCCTGACCCTCCCCGCGAACCATGAGCATGCATACAACGAGCAGGTGCTCGCCAAGGAAGAGGCTGAATACCAGCTCGCCACTCGCTTGCTGTGCCCATCGGACTTCGTCGCGCGAACCTTCCTGGAGCTAGGATTTCCCGAGGAGAAGCTCGCGCGACACCAGTACGGCTTCGACGAGCGCGTCTACTATCCCTCTCACGACCGCGCTCGTGACAAGACCGGTCTGACAATGCTCTTCGTTGGCGGGTGCGCCCCGCGCAAGGGACTTCACTACGCCCTCGAGGCGTGGGTGGGCTCGACGGCGTCACGCGAGGGAGAATTCCTCATTGCCGGGGCATTCGTCCCAGGATATGCGGAAAAACTCGCAACGATGCTCTCCCACCCAAGCGTTCAGGTCTTGGGCCATCGCACCGATGTTCCCGAGCTCATGAGGAAGAGCGACATTCTCGTCCTCCCCACCGCGGAGGAAGGCAGCGCATTGGTCACTTCCGAGGCTCGCGGCAGCGGCTGCGTCTTGTTGGTGTCGGAGGCAGCAGGGGCGATTTGTCAACATATGGAGAACGCCCTCGTGCACAGGGTTGGCGACGTTGCGGCACTGACCGATCACATCAAGCTGTTGGACGCCAATCGCCCACTGCTGCAGGAGCTGCGAGCGGCCAGCCTTCGCACCGTTCCCGAGATCACATGGACCGCAGCGGCACAACACTTGCTGCGGGCGTATCGGGAAGCCGTCGTCTCACACGCGGACAGGGCACCCGTATGA
- a CDS encoding glycosyltransferase, with the protein MDRSGTTLAAGVSGSRRLTRGQGTRMKGRPRILFLSHSASRNGASLLLLQFLQWLRGKVDWDITVLVAGRGPLVADFRSVGKTHVLRNTDSLLAGLPKGWRVALEPRLKAWYTKALLAGRRFDLIYANTVSAWPHVRALKGQAPALLWHVHELGYALSIEIPAQRARELFREATAFVAVSQPVRDTLTRDYDVPPQKVNLVHEFVPLPDLTSEQRATRGRRVHEALGWPPGTFVVGGCGSMGWRKGTDLFLQIAKRVAAAGGYDRVRFLWVGGSSGGKDTLEFDHDRRALGLDGRCARVAAATDVLDYYCAMDVFALTSREDPFPLVMLEAGANGVPVVCFAGSGGGPEFVESDSGLVAPCQDVAAFANHLCKLHDEPDLREALGARALSKVRANYSTEVQAPKLTQTIERYLNE; encoded by the coding sequence ATGGACCGCAGCGGCACAACACTTGCTGCGGGCGTATCGGGAAGCCGTCGTCTCACACGCGGACAGGGCACCCGTATGAAGGGCCGCCCGCGAATCCTCTTTCTCAGTCATTCTGCCTCCAGGAACGGCGCTTCGCTACTGCTACTACAGTTTCTCCAATGGCTCCGTGGGAAAGTGGACTGGGATATCACCGTTCTCGTGGCTGGACGGGGCCCACTCGTAGCCGACTTCCGATCGGTCGGCAAGACACATGTCCTCAGAAACACTGACTCGCTATTGGCCGGGTTGCCAAAAGGATGGAGAGTCGCACTTGAACCGCGTCTCAAGGCTTGGTATACGAAAGCGCTATTGGCTGGCCGTCGCTTCGATCTCATCTACGCGAACACCGTCTCCGCATGGCCGCATGTTCGTGCGCTGAAAGGGCAGGCGCCTGCTCTCCTCTGGCATGTCCACGAGCTCGGTTATGCACTGAGCATCGAGATTCCGGCCCAGCGGGCGCGCGAGCTCTTCCGTGAGGCCACGGCGTTCGTCGCCGTCTCCCAACCGGTACGAGACACCTTGACGCGCGACTACGACGTGCCTCCCCAGAAGGTAAACCTTGTCCACGAGTTCGTCCCGCTGCCTGACCTCACGTCAGAACAGAGGGCCACCAGAGGCAGGCGTGTCCACGAGGCGTTGGGCTGGCCCCCCGGCACGTTCGTCGTGGGTGGTTGCGGTAGCATGGGGTGGAGAAAAGGCACAGACCTCTTTCTCCAGATTGCAAAGCGCGTAGCCGCGGCTGGCGGTTACGATCGCGTGCGCTTCTTGTGGGTCGGAGGCAGCTCCGGCGGCAAGGACACACTTGAATTCGACCATGATCGCCGCGCGTTGGGACTCGACGGGCGCTGCGCTCGCGTGGCGGCTGCGACCGATGTTCTCGACTACTACTGCGCGATGGATGTCTTTGCTCTGACTTCTCGCGAGGATCCTTTTCCGTTGGTCATGCTGGAGGCTGGCGCCAATGGTGTGCCCGTTGTGTGCTTTGCCGGCTCGGGCGGAGGCCCAGAGTTCGTCGAATCCGACTCGGGTCTGGTCGCGCCCTGCCAGGACGTAGCCGCGTTTGCCAATCATCTATGCAAGCTGCACGACGAGCCGGACCTGCGTGAAGCGTTGGGCGCACGCGCTCTGAGCAAGGTTCGAGCGAATTACAGCACAGAGGTCCAAGCGCCCAAACTGACGCAGACCATCGAACGCTATCTCAACGAATGA
- a CDS encoding glycosyltransferase translates to MEASPSLHVGSRATVEERTETSALEGRSGFLAANGDAYEWLAKRLQAPSRQGDADGVLQAVASAARFAVMFHPGRFADGAIENVAFAIGTELGECVSDGGLPLPALRSEGRRRVLHVASHVNTLGGHTRMLHHWVRHDQSSCHSVAVTNQQGGPIPHWLADAVRDNGGNVTAFPDAWRIRQKAAWLREGAKRAADVVVLHHDPFDVVPIVAFARCEGPPVALVNHADHLFWLGGSVSDVVISLRTAGAEHASSRRFVASNVVLPVPLSEPARRITRRHARCVLGIPEDQVVLLSVGRAEKYWPCGAHDFVATAGRILERAPRAHLYVVGESLAGITPRLRCAVHERLHFVGSVEDPSTYRAAADVYLESFPFGSQTALLEAALSALPVVRAYAPLFPLLVANDDAVQEQVKNPGSEEEYIDRVDELVRSADRRLELGDRLRACLLAEHIGEGWQARLAQVYRQTDHGTHQPQAIPVSSSRTTAADVGLSMWHVVGDGKTYSPPSSDDDRHALLCHSAFVAKEVGNYAGARRLAWCAVRQHPSRRAPWRLLALTVLGPVARHIRKIIR, encoded by the coding sequence ATGGAAGCGAGTCCCTCGTTACATGTGGGCTCACGGGCGACGGTTGAGGAGCGGACCGAGACGAGCGCTCTCGAGGGGCGGTCCGGGTTTCTGGCGGCCAATGGTGACGCCTATGAATGGCTTGCCAAGAGACTCCAGGCTCCGAGCCGGCAGGGGGACGCCGACGGCGTGCTGCAGGCGGTCGCCTCTGCCGCGCGGTTTGCGGTGATGTTTCACCCGGGGCGGTTTGCCGATGGCGCAATCGAGAATGTGGCGTTCGCCATCGGGACCGAGCTGGGTGAGTGCGTTTCGGATGGGGGGCTGCCGCTTCCGGCCCTCCGCAGCGAGGGGCGACGCCGCGTGCTCCATGTGGCATCCCACGTCAACACGCTCGGCGGACACACACGAATGCTTCACCACTGGGTAAGGCATGATCAGAGCTCCTGCCATTCGGTTGCGGTGACCAATCAGCAGGGTGGTCCGATCCCGCATTGGCTGGCCGACGCGGTTCGAGACAACGGCGGTAACGTAACGGCCTTCCCGGATGCATGGCGTATCCGACAGAAAGCAGCGTGGCTGAGAGAGGGAGCGAAACGCGCTGCGGACGTCGTGGTCCTGCACCACGATCCGTTCGACGTGGTGCCAATCGTGGCGTTCGCTCGATGCGAGGGGCCGCCGGTAGCGCTGGTCAATCATGCTGATCATCTCTTCTGGTTGGGGGGCTCCGTGTCGGACGTCGTGATCAGTCTCCGGACGGCCGGTGCCGAGCATGCCTCGAGCCGCCGATTCGTGGCGTCGAACGTCGTCCTTCCGGTTCCCCTCTCCGAACCGGCCCGGCGGATCACACGACGCCATGCGCGGTGCGTCCTGGGGATCCCGGAAGACCAGGTTGTGCTCTTGAGCGTTGGTCGCGCAGAGAAGTACTGGCCCTGTGGCGCGCACGACTTCGTTGCGACAGCAGGGCGGATCCTCGAGCGGGCGCCGCGCGCGCATTTGTACGTGGTGGGCGAATCACTTGCAGGAATCACTCCTCGCCTGCGTTGTGCTGTGCACGAGCGTCTCCACTTCGTCGGAAGCGTCGAAGATCCCTCGACGTACCGGGCAGCCGCTGACGTCTATCTGGAGAGCTTTCCGTTCGGTTCGCAAACGGCGCTGCTGGAGGCGGCCCTCAGCGCGCTCCCTGTCGTACGGGCCTACGCGCCGTTGTTCCCCCTTCTCGTGGCCAATGACGACGCGGTGCAAGAACAGGTGAAGAATCCAGGCAGCGAGGAGGAGTACATCGACCGTGTCGACGAGCTGGTGCGAAGCGCAGACAGACGGTTGGAGCTGGGCGATCGGCTGCGAGCGTGTCTTCTAGCGGAGCACATCGGGGAAGGTTGGCAGGCGCGGTTGGCTCAGGTCTACCGCCAGACCGATCACGGGACACATCAGCCGCAGGCGATCCCCGTGTCTTCCTCCAGAACGACGGCCGCTGACGTCGGCTTGAGCATGTGGCACGTCGTCGGCGACGGAAAGACGTACAGCCCCCCGAGCTCGGATGATGACCGTCACGCGTTGCTTTGTCACAGCGCGTTCGTCGCAAAGGAAGTCGGTAACTATGCAGGCGCTCGGCGGTTGGCCTGGTGTGCCGTGCGACAGCATCCGTCCCGGCGTGCACCATGGCGGCTTCTGGCCCTGACCGTTCTTGGTCCGGTCGCCCGGCACATTCGCAAGATCATTCGTTGA
- a CDS encoding oligosaccharide flippase family protein → MALPQHAAEVRTSQTHTYGQILRSTALIGGSTAVNLAFRIVRAKAMALLLGPTGVGLLGLYNAVADLTQSVAGMGVQSSGVRQIAEAVGSGDQERIARTVVVLRRASILLGILGAGLLVAFAKPISQVTFGSDQQALGLALLSVAVFFRLVSVGQGALIQGMRRVKDLAAMTVVGALLGTLSSILLVYFFRERGIVPSLLAVAALSALISWRYSRSVRIDVPRMTFGQVVQEAAALFKLGAAFMASGMMMMGSAYAVRIIVLHRIGFEATGLYQSAWAIGGLYVGFILQAMGADFYPRLTACAGDNAACNRLVNEQARVGMLLGGPGALATLTLAPVVLALFYSSEFSGAVEVLRWICLGVALRVISWPMGFIVLAKGRQNIFFWSELAWSIVNVGLTWVCVGWFGLSGAGIAFFASYVFHGLLIYSVVRTLSGFRWSPENLRTGLMFLSVTAAVFCGFFVLPLVLAGGIGIVAAVLSGVLSLRALLTLVAWDQIPKPIARLLVAVGFVPADSPRVR, encoded by the coding sequence ATGGCGCTTCCGCAGCACGCGGCGGAGGTGCGTACCTCTCAGACGCACACCTATGGGCAGATCCTCCGGTCGACGGCTCTCATCGGGGGATCGACTGCCGTGAACCTTGCCTTCCGCATCGTGCGCGCGAAAGCCATGGCGCTCCTTCTCGGGCCGACGGGCGTCGGCTTGTTGGGCCTTTACAACGCCGTTGCCGACTTGACCCAGAGCGTCGCTGGCATGGGCGTGCAGAGCAGCGGCGTCAGGCAGATCGCGGAGGCCGTCGGCTCTGGCGACCAAGAGCGGATTGCTCGCACGGTGGTCGTGCTCAGGCGAGCGTCGATCCTCTTGGGGATCCTGGGTGCGGGCCTGCTCGTGGCGTTTGCCAAGCCTATCTCACAGGTAACCTTCGGCAGCGATCAGCAGGCTCTCGGCTTGGCGCTGTTGTCGGTGGCCGTGTTCTTCCGTCTGGTATCGGTGGGACAGGGCGCCCTGATACAAGGCATGCGCCGCGTGAAGGATCTCGCGGCGATGACGGTGGTGGGAGCCCTGCTCGGCACGTTGAGCAGCATTCTGCTGGTTTACTTCTTCCGAGAGCGGGGGATAGTGCCGTCGCTGCTGGCGGTCGCTGCTCTTTCTGCGTTGATCTCCTGGCGGTATAGCCGGAGTGTCCGTATCGATGTGCCTCGAATGACATTCGGGCAGGTGGTGCAGGAGGCCGCGGCACTGTTCAAACTGGGCGCGGCATTCATGGCGAGTGGCATGATGATGATGGGCAGCGCTTACGCGGTCCGCATCATTGTCCTCCACAGGATAGGGTTCGAAGCAACCGGCCTGTATCAATCTGCCTGGGCGATTGGCGGTCTCTACGTTGGATTCATCCTGCAGGCGATGGGTGCAGACTTCTACCCGCGCCTGACCGCCTGCGCTGGGGACAACGCCGCGTGCAATCGTCTGGTCAACGAACAGGCGCGGGTGGGCATGTTGCTCGGCGGGCCGGGGGCGCTAGCCACGCTCACGCTGGCGCCGGTGGTTCTCGCCCTGTTCTACTCGAGCGAGTTCAGCGGGGCCGTGGAGGTTCTGCGCTGGATCTGCCTCGGCGTGGCGCTCCGGGTGATCAGCTGGCCGATGGGATTCATCGTACTGGCCAAGGGCCGGCAGAACATCTTCTTTTGGAGCGAGCTCGCCTGGTCGATCGTCAACGTAGGATTGACGTGGGTGTGTGTGGGCTGGTTTGGCTTGAGTGGCGCTGGGATCGCGTTCTTTGCCTCGTATGTCTTTCACGGGTTGCTCATCTATTCGGTCGTGCGGACGCTCAGCGGGTTCCGATGGTCGCCTGAGAACCTGCGAACCGGCCTGATGTTCCTGTCCGTTACGGCGGCGGTATTCTGCGGTTTCTTCGTGCTACCTCTCGTCCTGGCGGGCGGCATTGGAATTGTCGCAGCGGTTCTCAGTGGCGTGCTGTCCCTGCGTGCGCTGCTGACGCTCGTTGCCTGGGATCAGATCCCGAAGCCGATAGCGCGGCTGCTCGTCGCTGTCGGCTTCGTGCCGGCGGATTCTCCACGTGTGAGGTGA
- a CDS encoding aminotransferase class I/II-fold pyridoxal phosphate-dependent enzyme: MQQTIQRIPVAKPVLDTLEVEALRRVILSGWVTQGPEVAAFEREFAEHVGAPYACAVSSCTTALHLALMAVGVGAGDEVVTVSHSFVATANAIRHCGATPVFVDIEAGGYNMDPALVEPVLGSRTKAILCVHQLGMPCDLSRIVEIGRRWGIPVIEDAACAIGSEIFWAGRWEKIGRPHGDVACFSFHPRKVITTGDGGMITTADPEIDRKCRLWRQHSMSVPDTVRHGANEVIFESYPEVGFNFRMTDMQAAVGRVQLTRLPSIVADRRRIAEEYSGRLATIEGIGVPREPTWARTNWQSYCIELPEWCDQRTVMQRMLDHGISTRRGVMNTHLEPPYKSAVTRAVLSRSERAQQRGVILPMVPWMTSPQLREICDGLAAAVEPTVAHATAQR, translated from the coding sequence GTGCAGCAAACGATACAGCGGATTCCGGTGGCGAAGCCGGTTCTCGATACGTTGGAAGTGGAGGCGCTCCGGCGGGTGATCCTCTCCGGCTGGGTGACACAAGGACCGGAGGTGGCAGCGTTCGAGCGCGAGTTCGCCGAGCACGTGGGGGCGCCGTATGCGTGTGCGGTGTCCAGCTGTACCACCGCGCTGCACTTGGCGCTCATGGCAGTTGGTGTGGGTGCTGGCGACGAGGTGGTGACGGTCAGCCATTCGTTTGTCGCCACGGCGAATGCCATCCGGCACTGCGGCGCGACGCCGGTCTTCGTGGACATCGAGGCGGGCGGGTACAACATGGATCCAGCGCTCGTCGAGCCGGTGCTCGGCTCGCGGACGAAGGCCATTCTCTGTGTGCATCAGCTCGGCATGCCGTGCGATCTCTCGCGCATCGTCGAGATTGGCCGTCGTTGGGGGATCCCCGTCATCGAAGACGCGGCGTGCGCCATCGGCAGCGAGATCTTCTGGGCAGGCCGATGGGAGAAGATCGGCAGGCCTCACGGTGACGTCGCCTGCTTCTCCTTTCACCCGCGGAAGGTGATCACCACCGGTGATGGTGGAATGATCACGACCGCCGACCCGGAGATCGATCGAAAGTGCCGTCTGTGGCGGCAACACTCGATGAGCGTGCCGGACACGGTGCGGCATGGCGCCAACGAAGTGATCTTCGAGAGCTACCCGGAGGTCGGCTTCAACTTCCGGATGACGGACATGCAGGCTGCCGTCGGACGCGTGCAGCTCACGCGGCTACCGTCGATTGTCGCGGATCGGCGGCGCATCGCGGAGGAGTACTCTGGGCGCCTGGCGACAATTGAGGGTATTGGCGTGCCGCGGGAGCCCACGTGGGCGCGAACGAACTGGCAGAGCTACTGCATCGAGCTCCCGGAATGGTGCGACCAGCGAACAGTGATGCAGCGGATGCTCGACCACGGCATCTCGACGCGGCGCGGCGTGATGAACACGCATCTGGAGCCGCCTTACAAGTCGGCGGTGACACGAGCCGTTCTCTCGCGCAGCGAACGGGCGCAGCAGCGCGGCGTCATCCTCCCGATGGTGCCGTGGATGACCTCGCCGCAGTTGCGGGAGATCTGCGACGGCCTGGCGGCCGCGGTGGAACCGACGGTGGCGCACGCCACGGCCCAGCGCTAG
- a CDS encoding N-acetyltransferase — protein sequence MSEPRSSRIVRAVHGLRQTRPDPPFEIGLSESLKSSYDVAGLVELYGRFAMGEGPVDLLMRRCIWRAAARRCGHGLQVASGVGFKHLETFELGDGVFVGAQAYIQGRFDGTTVIGSHVWIGPQAYFDARDLVIEDYVGWGPGAKVLGSAHTGLPADVPIVQTDLEVKPVRIGAWADIGTNATVLPGVTIGRGAIVGAGAVVSRDVDPFAIVAGVPARFMRWREGTPDVTSALPQNMKTGQG from the coding sequence TTGAGTGAACCTCGTTCCAGCCGGATCGTTCGAGCGGTACATGGTCTTCGCCAGACCCGGCCGGATCCGCCGTTCGAGATCGGCCTGTCCGAGTCGCTGAAGTCGTCATATGACGTGGCTGGCCTGGTAGAGCTCTACGGGCGCTTCGCGATGGGCGAGGGGCCGGTGGATCTCCTGATGCGGCGCTGCATCTGGCGGGCCGCAGCCCGGCGCTGCGGCCACGGGCTGCAGGTGGCGAGCGGCGTCGGTTTCAAGCACCTCGAGACGTTCGAGCTCGGCGACGGCGTGTTCGTTGGCGCGCAGGCGTACATCCAGGGCCGCTTCGACGGCACGACCGTGATCGGCAGCCATGTCTGGATCGGGCCCCAGGCGTATTTCGACGCGCGCGATCTCGTGATTGAAGACTATGTGGGCTGGGGTCCCGGTGCCAAGGTGCTCGGCTCCGCACATACCGGCCTTCCCGCGGACGTTCCCATCGTCCAGACGGATCTGGAGGTCAAACCGGTGCGGATCGGCGCCTGGGCCGACATCGGCACCAACGCGACGGTTCTTCCGGGCGTCACCATCGGTCGCGGCGCCATCGTTGGTGCCGGCGCCGTGGTGTCGCGCGATGTGGACCCGTTTGCCATCGTCGCCGGTGTGCCGGCGCGGTTCATGCGGTGGAGAGAAGGAACGCCTGACGTGACGTCCGCGCTCCCGCAGAATATGAAGACAGGACAAGGGTAG
- a CDS encoding gfo/Idh/MocA family oxidoreductase encodes MIGVAVVGYGYWGPNLVRNLWDAPGVRLISVCDLRSERLVEVQKRYPAVETTADFSAVLGDARVDAVVIATPVSSHFELAMRALRARRHVFVEKPLAPTTEEALMLVDEADRQGLVLAVDHTFVHTGAVRKMRELVDDGLGDIYYYDSVRVNLGLFQHDVSVLWDLAVHDLSIMDYILPAKPVAVSATGVSHVEGEPENIAYLSLQFANNLIAHIHVNWLAPVKVRRTLVGGSRKMVVYDDLEPSEKIKVYDKGITLNGNPEQNGEKIYQMRVGYRTGDMWAPKLDMSEALGIELREFVACIDQRQTPIADGRAGLRVVQILEAATESLARSGRVIPLESRQCVA; translated from the coding sequence ATGATTGGTGTTGCTGTCGTCGGGTACGGCTACTGGGGCCCGAATCTCGTTCGAAACCTGTGGGACGCGCCGGGGGTCCGGCTGATCTCGGTGTGCGACCTCAGGAGCGAGCGGTTGGTCGAGGTCCAAAAGCGCTATCCCGCCGTGGAGACCACCGCGGATTTCAGCGCGGTGCTGGGTGACGCGCGCGTCGATGCCGTCGTGATTGCCACGCCGGTGTCGAGTCATTTCGAGCTTGCGATGCGTGCGCTGCGGGCCAGGAGGCACGTGTTCGTCGAAAAGCCCCTCGCTCCGACAACCGAGGAAGCGTTGATGCTGGTCGACGAGGCCGACCGCCAGGGGCTGGTCCTCGCGGTCGATCACACGTTCGTGCACACCGGTGCGGTACGCAAGATGCGCGAGCTGGTGGACGATGGGCTGGGTGATATCTACTACTACGATTCGGTTCGCGTGAACCTGGGGCTCTTTCAGCACGACGTGAGCGTGCTCTGGGACCTCGCCGTTCACGATTTATCGATCATGGACTACATCCTGCCTGCCAAGCCGGTCGCGGTCTCGGCCACTGGCGTCAGCCACGTGGAGGGGGAGCCGGAGAACATCGCCTACTTGAGCCTTCAGTTCGCGAACAATCTCATCGCGCACATCCACGTGAACTGGCTGGCGCCGGTGAAGGTGCGGCGGACACTCGTGGGAGGCAGCCGCAAGATGGTGGTCTACGACGACCTGGAACCGAGCGAGAAGATCAAGGTATACGACAAGGGCATTACGCTCAACGGCAACCCGGAACAGAACGGCGAGAAGATCTACCAGATGCGTGTGGGGTACCGGACGGGCGATATGTGGGCGCCGAAGCTCGACATGTCGGAGGCGCTCGGCATCGAGCTGCGCGAGTTCGTCGCGTGCATCGATCAGCGCCAGACGCCAATTGCCGACGGGCGCGCCGGGCTTCGCGTGGTGCAGATTCTCGAGGCGGCCACCGAGTCGCTCGCACGCAGTGGGCGCGTCATCCCGCTCGAGTCCAGACAATGCGTGGCGTGA
- a CDS encoding N-acetyltransferase yields MIASSVTLEENVVIHHPDLVNLYGCRIGAHSRIGTFVEIQRNAVIGRSCKISSHSFICEGVTLEEGVFIGHGVMFTNDLHPRAVSEDGSLQTDADWTVVDTRVKRRASIGSNATILAGVTIGEGALVGAGAVVTRDVPDYAVVIGVPGKVVGRAKDAPAMDELVPASSGSTK; encoded by the coding sequence ATGATCGCGTCCAGTGTCACGCTCGAGGAAAACGTCGTCATTCATCATCCCGATCTGGTCAACCTTTACGGTTGCCGGATCGGCGCTCATTCGCGCATCGGCACGTTCGTCGAGATCCAGCGAAATGCGGTCATCGGCAGGAGCTGCAAGATTTCGAGCCACAGCTTCATCTGCGAGGGGGTGACCCTCGAGGAGGGCGTGTTCATCGGACACGGCGTGATGTTCACCAATGACCTCCATCCACGTGCCGTGAGCGAGGACGGCAGCTTGCAAACAGATGCGGATTGGACTGTCGTGGACACGCGCGTGAAGCGTCGTGCGTCCATCGGCAGCAACGCGACGATTCTCGCCGGTGTGACCATTGGCGAAGGCGCGCTCGTCGGCGCCGGTGCCGTGGTCACGCGGGACGTTCCAGATTACGCAGTCGTTATCGGTGTGCCGGGCAAAGTCGTCGGCCGCGCAAAGGACGCGCCGGCGATGGATGAGCTCGTTCCGGCCTCTTCAGGGAGCACGAAATGA